Proteins from a genomic interval of Pseudomonas silesiensis:
- the tssH gene encoding type VI secretion system ATPase TssH codes for MNLKSLFAKLNDTSRTATESAAALCLSEQHYDVEIEHLLLQLLDSHDNDLPAILRHYDVVPERLQAQLVTALGTFKKGNTRTPALSPHITRMIEQAWVLASIEFGQGQIRTGYLLQALLDDNELRRVVIASAPELEKINADDLRVNLGALVEGSAESQQAKPLAGADVTARGTVKGNGKTPALDQYTINLTQSAREGRIDPVLGREFEVRQMVDILTRRRQNNPILTGEAGVGKTAVVEGLALRIIQGDVPSVLKDVAIHTLDLGLLQAGAGVKGEFENRLKSVIEETKRSLHPIILFIDEAHTLIGSGGQAGQNDAANLLKPALARGELRTIAATTWAEYKKYFEKDAALARRFQVVKVEEPDEDKAIHMLRGLLGKMQDHHKVTVMDEALVQAVRLSSRYITGRQLPDKAVSVLDTACARVALGQSAQPGPLEDCKKTLDNLQAEIAVLQQEAAKGSDHARRLATLQTELQAGQHTRETLEQQWQRELQLVEKLGALSHPDNQAPDVREIAAVRAELASVQGEQPLVHALVDGGTIGEVISGWTGIPLGKMLRDEIDTVQRLPALLGERVLGQDHALQEIGKRIKVSRARMEDPNKPIGVFLLLGPSGVGKTETALALADTLYGGERNLITINMSEYQEAHTVSSLKGSPPGYVGYGEGGVLTEAVRRKPYSVVLLDEVEKAHPDVLELFFQVFDKGVLDDGEGREINFRNTVIILTSNTGTEHIMQACLNAGQQPTPDEIVEGLREELNQVFKPAFLGRLTIVPYYPVKDAILERIVALKLERIRQRFERNHQAVLSYDAALVKAIAARCTEVDSGARNIDNILSKTLMPELAQQVLERMAQDTPIQSLHIEMDSDGDFACRLS; via the coding sequence GTGAACCTGAAGTCCCTGTTTGCCAAGTTGAACGACACCAGCCGCACCGCCACCGAAAGTGCCGCGGCCTTGTGCCTGTCGGAACAACACTACGACGTCGAGATCGAGCACCTGTTGTTGCAGTTGCTCGACAGCCACGACAACGACCTGCCGGCCATCCTGCGGCACTACGACGTAGTGCCCGAGCGCCTGCAGGCGCAATTGGTGACGGCGCTGGGCACGTTCAAGAAAGGCAATACCCGCACCCCGGCACTGTCGCCGCACATCACGCGGATGATCGAGCAGGCTTGGGTGCTGGCCTCCATCGAATTCGGCCAGGGGCAGATTCGCACCGGTTATCTGTTGCAGGCGTTGCTGGATGACAACGAGCTGCGCCGGGTGGTGATCGCCTCCGCCCCCGAGCTGGAAAAAATCAATGCCGACGACCTGCGGGTCAACCTCGGCGCGCTGGTCGAAGGCAGCGCCGAATCGCAACAGGCCAAGCCATTGGCCGGTGCGGACGTCACGGCCCGCGGCACGGTAAAAGGCAACGGCAAGACCCCGGCCCTCGATCAGTACACCATCAACCTGACGCAAAGCGCTCGCGAAGGCCGGATCGATCCGGTGCTGGGTCGCGAGTTCGAGGTGCGGCAGATGGTCGACATCCTGACCCGTCGTCGCCAGAACAATCCGATCCTGACCGGTGAAGCCGGCGTGGGTAAAACTGCCGTCGTCGAAGGCCTGGCGCTGCGCATCATCCAGGGTGACGTGCCGTCGGTGCTTAAAGACGTCGCCATCCACACCCTCGACCTGGGCTTGCTGCAGGCCGGTGCCGGGGTCAAGGGCGAGTTTGAAAACCGCCTCAAGTCGGTCATCGAGGAAACCAAGCGCAGCCTGCACCCGATCATTCTGTTCATCGACGAAGCGCACACCTTGATCGGCTCGGGTGGCCAGGCCGGGCAGAACGATGCCGCCAACCTGCTCAAGCCGGCCCTGGCCCGGGGCGAACTGCGCACCATCGCCGCGACTACCTGGGCCGAGTACAAGAAGTACTTCGAGAAAGACGCCGCGTTGGCCCGGCGCTTCCAGGTGGTCAAGGTCGAGGAGCCGGACGAAGACAAGGCGATCCACATGCTGCGCGGCCTGCTGGGCAAGATGCAGGATCACCACAAGGTCACGGTGATGGACGAAGCGCTGGTGCAGGCCGTGCGCCTGTCCAGTCGCTACATCACCGGGCGCCAGTTGCCGGACAAGGCCGTCAGCGTGCTGGACACCGCCTGCGCCCGGGTCGCCCTGGGTCAATCGGCGCAGCCGGGGCCGCTGGAAGACTGCAAAAAAACCCTCGACAACCTCCAGGCAGAAATCGCGGTGCTGCAGCAGGAAGCGGCCAAAGGCAGCGACCATGCCCGGCGCCTGGCCACCCTGCAGACCGAATTGCAGGCCGGGCAGCACACCCGCGAAACCCTGGAGCAACAGTGGCAGCGCGAACTGCAACTGGTGGAAAAACTCGGCGCGCTCAGCCATCCGGACAACCAGGCGCCCGATGTGCGCGAGATTGCCGCCGTACGCGCCGAACTGGCCAGCGTCCAGGGCGAACAACCGCTGGTGCACGCCCTGGTGGATGGCGGCACCATCGGCGAAGTGATCTCCGGCTGGACCGGCATCCCCCTGGGCAAGATGCTGCGCGACGAGATCGACACCGTCCAGCGCCTGCCCGCACTGCTGGGTGAACGCGTGCTCGGACAGGATCACGCGCTGCAGGAAATCGGCAAGCGCATCAAGGTGTCCCGCGCGCGCATGGAAGACCCGAACAAACCGATCGGCGTGTTCCTGTTGCTCGGCCCGAGCGGCGTCGGCAAGACCGAAACCGCCCTGGCCCTGGCCGACACCCTGTACGGCGGCGAGCGCAACCTGATCACCATCAATATGTCCGAGTACCAGGAAGCCCACACGGTATCGAGCCTCAAGGGCTCGCCACCGGGTTACGTCGGTTACGGCGAAGGCGGCGTGCTGACCGAAGCCGTGCGGCGCAAACCGTATAGCGTGGTGCTGCTGGATGAAGTGGAAAAAGCCCACCCGGACGTGCTCGAACTGTTCTTCCAGGTGTTCGATAAAGGCGTGCTGGATGACGGCGAAGGCCGCGAGATCAATTTCCGCAACACCGTGATCATCCTCACGTCCAACACCGGCACCGAGCACATCATGCAGGCGTGCCTGAATGCCGGGCAGCAGCCGACGCCGGATGAAATCGTCGAAGGCTTGCGCGAGGAGTTGAACCAGGTGTTCAAGCCGGCGTTCCTCGGCCGCCTGACCATCGTCCCCTACTACCCGGTCAAGGACGCGATCCTGGAGCGCATCGTCGCGCTCAAGCTCGAACGCATCCGCCAGCGCTTCGAGCGCAACCATCAAGCCGTGCTGAGCTACGACGCCGCGCTGGTCAAGGCCATTGCCGCACGCTGCACCGAAGTCGACAGCGGCGCGCGCAACATCGACAACATTCTGTCCAAGACCCTGATGCCGGAACTGGCCCAGCAGGTGCTGGAGCGAATGGCGCAGGACACACCGATTCAGAGTTTGCACATCGAGATGGACAGCGACGGCGATTTCGCCTGTCGCCTGAGCTGA
- the tssG gene encoding type VI secretion system baseplate subunit TssG: MATANRRSTPGLIDQARAEPHRFEFFQLVRLLRLHYSRTGRMDLDTRPHEDPLRFRSQLSLNFPASEVSDLQFEREGKVSAAGLPLSEVQVTFMGLVGPSGVLPRPYTELLIERHIQYRDDAAHAFLDIFSHRMTTLFYEAWQKYKFYIEYERNGTSDFDRYLLNLVGFGPEAQKQKFDRQGSPLRRELFSYFSGLFAQKPRNAMNLEAMLGFYFSLPFKVKPFAGRWLKLDAGQCTQLGRKNAVLGQSAVAGNRVWDYQSCVRIEIGPLDLVDYQRFQPGTVDYQKLVELVRFYVGAELDFQLAPRLKPAAVPVARLGRQGNVSLGWLGWLKRPGVDVEPSRCALFHIPFDGVSL, translated from the coding sequence ATGGCCACCGCGAACCGGCGATCAACCCCTGGTCTGATCGACCAGGCACGGGCTGAGCCGCACCGATTCGAATTTTTCCAATTGGTGCGCTTGCTCCGCCTGCATTACAGCAGAACCGGGCGCATGGACCTGGACACTCGACCCCACGAAGACCCTTTGCGTTTTCGCTCGCAGCTGTCGCTCAACTTCCCCGCCAGTGAAGTCAGCGACCTGCAGTTCGAGCGCGAGGGCAAGGTGTCCGCGGCCGGTTTGCCGCTGTCGGAAGTGCAAGTCACGTTCATGGGCCTGGTCGGGCCCTCGGGTGTGTTGCCGCGCCCCTACACCGAGCTGTTGATCGAGCGGCACATCCAGTACCGGGATGACGCGGCCCATGCGTTCCTCGATATTTTCTCGCACCGCATGACCACGCTGTTTTACGAGGCCTGGCAGAAATACAAGTTCTACATCGAGTACGAACGCAACGGCACCTCGGATTTCGATCGCTACCTGCTCAACCTGGTGGGTTTCGGCCCCGAGGCGCAGAAGCAGAAATTCGACAGGCAAGGCTCACCGCTGCGGCGCGAATTGTTCAGCTATTTCTCCGGCCTGTTCGCCCAGAAGCCACGCAACGCGATGAACCTCGAAGCGATGCTGGGCTTCTATTTTTCGCTGCCGTTCAAGGTCAAGCCGTTTGCCGGCCGCTGGCTGAAACTCGATGCCGGCCAGTGCACACAGTTGGGTCGCAAGAACGCCGTGCTCGGGCAAAGCGCCGTGGCCGGCAACCGGGTCTGGGACTATCAATCCTGCGTGCGCATCGAGATCGGCCCGCTGGACCTGGTCGACTATCAACGCTTCCAGCCCGGCACCGTGGACTACCAGAAACTGGTGGAACTGGTGCGCTTCTACGTCGGCGCCGAACTGGACTTCCAGTTGGCGCCCAGGCTCAAGCCCGCAGCCGTCCCCGTGGCCCGCCTCGGTCGCCAGGGCAATGTGTCACTGGGCTGGCTGGGCTGGCTCAAACGCCCGGGCGTCGACGTGGAACCGTCCCGTTGCGCCCTCTTCCACATTCCATTCGATGGGGTCTCCCTGTGA
- the tssF gene encoding type VI secretion system baseplate subunit TssF has translation MLDDLLPYYEKELSHLRFLGQEFASQYPKIASRLLIEGDNCEDPHTERLIEAFSFLSARVHKKLDDELPEIVESFLEVLYPHYLRPTPSMSIVEFNLGKQEKVTEAFHVARHTELSANPIDGVVCKFRTCYPVELWPVAVHQASFIEMERSAFNGHSADLVARLRIGLRATSDVMFGKMELDRLRFFLDGESTLMLQLYELLFNNLAKATVSFEDQGRTREVALPANALKAVGYGVDEGLVDYSERSFLGYRLLHEYFTFPDKFMFFDLSGFSRLLAGQNLENIEINFYFSDYDLSDRLARLTQNIGRNNFKLNCTPIINLFRQQAEPIKLTHAQHEYAVTPDVRLQSSAEVVSIDRVRRVRKVGGLDQVDTCHPFFEPRGDQGPGQSFWIARRRPVQTRQRDGSNMVIRVVDRELELLDSSNDTLSIRLTCSNRDLPLMLPFGGERGDFNIPGNSVINDIRCLRKPTATARVPLGNGVIWRLISHLSLNHMSLVSRGRDVLLELLSLYNYRNVSAIRKQINGIVSVSSEPVVARIGHPRPNFVRGVGITLNFDESQYTGSGVFLFGMVLDHFFGQYCSMNSFTQLTLRTLQREKRVVQWPPRTGDQPLV, from the coding sequence ATGCTCGACGATCTGCTCCCTTACTACGAAAAGGAACTGTCGCACCTGCGCTTTTTGGGCCAGGAGTTCGCCAGCCAGTACCCGAAGATCGCTTCGCGGTTGCTCATCGAGGGCGATAACTGCGAAGACCCGCATACCGAGCGCTTGATCGAGGCCTTCTCGTTCCTGTCGGCCCGGGTGCACAAGAAGCTCGACGATGAACTGCCGGAAATCGTCGAGTCGTTTCTCGAAGTGCTGTACCCGCATTACCTGCGCCCTACTCCGTCGATGTCGATTGTCGAGTTCAACCTGGGCAAGCAGGAAAAAGTCACCGAAGCCTTCCATGTCGCCCGCCACACCGAACTCAGTGCCAACCCGATCGATGGCGTGGTGTGCAAATTCCGCACCTGCTACCCGGTCGAACTCTGGCCGGTGGCGGTGCATCAAGCCTCGTTCATCGAAATGGAGCGCTCGGCGTTCAACGGTCACAGCGCCGACCTGGTCGCGCGCCTGCGCATCGGCCTGAGGGCAACGTCCGATGTGATGTTCGGCAAGATGGAGCTGGACCGCCTGCGCTTTTTCCTCGACGGCGAAAGCACCCTGATGCTGCAGCTCTACGAGTTGCTGTTCAACAACCTGGCCAAGGCTACGGTGAGCTTTGAAGACCAGGGCCGCACTCGCGAGGTCGCATTGCCGGCCAACGCCTTGAAAGCCGTCGGTTATGGTGTGGACGAAGGCTTGGTGGATTACTCGGAGCGCTCGTTCCTGGGTTATCGCTTGCTCCACGAGTACTTCACCTTCCCGGACAAGTTCATGTTCTTCGACCTGTCGGGGTTTTCGCGGCTATTGGCGGGCCAGAACCTCGAGAACATCGAGATCAACTTCTATTTCTCGGATTACGACCTGAGCGATCGCCTGGCGCGCCTGACGCAGAACATCGGGCGCAATAACTTCAAGCTCAACTGCACGCCGATCATCAACCTGTTCCGCCAGCAGGCCGAGCCGATCAAGTTGACCCATGCCCAGCATGAGTACGCGGTGACGCCGGATGTGCGCCTGCAAAGCTCGGCCGAAGTGGTGTCCATCGATCGCGTACGCCGGGTGCGCAAGGTCGGCGGCCTCGATCAGGTCGACACCTGCCACCCGTTTTTCGAACCGCGCGGCGACCAGGGACCCGGCCAAAGCTTCTGGATTGCCCGGCGTCGCCCCGTGCAGACCCGACAACGGGATGGCTCGAACATGGTCATCCGGGTGGTGGATCGCGAGCTGGAGCTGCTCGATTCCAGCAACGATACGTTGAGCATCCGCCTGACCTGCAGCAACCGCGACCTGCCGTTGATGCTGCCGTTCGGTGGCGAGCGCGGCGATTTCAATATTCCCGGCAACTCGGTGATCAACGACATCCGCTGCTTGCGCAAACCCACCGCAACGGCCCGCGTACCCTTGGGCAATGGCGTGATCTGGCGCCTGATCTCGCACCTGTCGCTCAACCATATGTCCCTGGTGTCCCGGGGGCGCGACGTGCTGCTGGAGCTGTTGTCGCTCTACAACTACCGCAACGTCTCGGCGATCCGCAAGCAGATCAACGGCATCGTTTCGGTGAGCAGCGAACCGGTGGTGGCGCGTATCGGCCACCCGCGGCCGAACTTCGTGCGCGGCGTCGGCATCACCCTGAATTTCGATGAAAGCCAGTACACCGGCAGCGGTGTGTTTTTGTTCGGCATGGTGCTGGACCACTTCTTTGGCCAGTACTGCAGCATGAACAGTTTTACCCAATTAACCCTTCGCACCTTGCAGCGCGAAAAGAGAGTCGTCCAATGGCCACCGCGAACCGGCGATCAACCCCTGGTCTGA
- the tssE gene encoding type VI secretion system baseplate subunit TssE, with product MSSQHRLLPSLLDRLLDDLPHQSMEASSQRLCSLADYKASIVRDLEVLVNTRQSLVANELEGFANLGGTILDYGMPDFTSRSVLDPQDRLLIQRQLEKAISVGDRRFRNVKVQLLAQQTGQRMLTFRVDAVLRLQDITRQVSFDAVLQVNTQEYKVQNLN from the coding sequence ATGAGTAGTCAACACAGGCTGTTGCCATCGCTGCTGGATCGCTTGCTGGACGATCTTCCCCATCAGTCCATGGAAGCGTCATCGCAACGCTTGTGTTCGCTGGCCGATTACAAGGCCAGCATCGTTCGCGACCTCGAGGTGCTGGTCAACACGCGCCAGTCGCTGGTCGCCAACGAGCTGGAGGGTTTCGCCAATCTGGGCGGAACCATCCTCGACTACGGCATGCCGGACTTCACCAGCCGCAGCGTGCTGGATCCCCAGGACCGCCTGTTGATTCAACGCCAGCTGGAAAAAGCTATCAGCGTCGGCGACCGGCGGTTTCGCAACGTCAAAGTCCAGCTGCTCGCGCAACAGACCGGCCAACGCATGCTGACCTTCCGCGTCGACGCCGTACTGCGTCTGCAAGACATTACCCGTCAGGTGTCCTTCGACGCGGTGCTGCAGGTCAATACCCAGGAATACAAAGTGCAGAACCTCAACTGA
- the tssC gene encoding type VI secretion system contractile sheath large subunit, which yields MNDKQTVTQQDSDLVEVENFAPPSSLLDSIISQSRVARSETERTRTRDLIGELVSQVLEGEMTPSKDLIAVLDARIAEIDAMLSEQMNEIMHAREFQQLEASWRGLKYQVDQTETSTTLKIQLLNASKKDLVRDLKSASEFDQSALFKKIYEEEYGTFGGAPFGMLLGDYEFNRSPEDMYLLEEISHVAAAAHAPFISAASPELFGWDSFTDMSGPRDLAKIFDTVEYAKWKSFRASEDSRYVGLTLPHVLGRLPYGPDTTPVEEFNFVESVDGRDHNKYLWMNAAYALGTRVTDAFSRYGWCVAIRGVEGGGLVEGLPTHTFKTDDGEIALKCPTEIAITDRREKELSDLGFIPLVHCKGTDYAAFFGTQSTQKQKHYNTDIANANARLSAQLQYIFATSRIAHYMKAIMRDKIGSFASRKDVELFLNKWLSSYVLLDDTASQEAKAKFPLREARAEVFEVPGKPGVYKAVTYLRPHYQLDELTASLRLVAELPQSTRG from the coding sequence ATGAACGACAAGCAAACCGTGACTCAACAGGACAGCGATCTGGTTGAAGTGGAAAACTTCGCCCCGCCCTCCTCGCTGCTCGACAGCATCATTTCCCAGAGCCGCGTGGCCCGCTCCGAGACCGAGCGCACCCGTACCCGCGACCTGATCGGCGAGCTGGTCAGCCAGGTGCTGGAAGGCGAGATGACGCCGAGCAAGGATCTGATTGCCGTGCTCGATGCGCGCATCGCCGAAATCGACGCGATGCTCTCCGAGCAGATGAACGAAATCATGCATGCCCGGGAGTTCCAGCAGCTGGAAGCGTCCTGGCGCGGCCTGAAGTATCAGGTCGACCAGACCGAGACCAGCACCACCCTGAAGATCCAGTTGCTCAATGCCTCGAAGAAAGACCTGGTGCGCGACCTCAAGTCGGCGTCCGAATTCGACCAGAGCGCGCTGTTCAAGAAGATCTACGAAGAAGAATACGGCACCTTCGGTGGTGCTCCGTTCGGCATGTTGCTGGGTGACTACGAGTTCAACCGCAGCCCGGAAGACATGTACCTGCTCGAAGAGATTTCCCATGTCGCCGCAGCGGCCCACGCGCCGTTCATCTCGGCGGCCTCGCCTGAGCTGTTCGGCTGGGATTCGTTTACCGACATGTCCGGCCCCCGGGACCTGGCGAAGATTTTCGACACCGTCGAATACGCCAAGTGGAAGTCGTTCCGCGCCTCCGAAGACTCGCGTTATGTCGGCCTGACCCTGCCCCACGTGCTGGGTCGCCTGCCTTACGGGCCGGATACCACGCCGGTCGAGGAGTTCAACTTCGTTGAAAGCGTCGATGGTCGCGATCACAACAAGTACCTGTGGATGAACGCCGCCTATGCCCTGGGCACCCGGGTCACTGACGCGTTCTCGCGCTACGGCTGGTGCGTGGCGATTCGCGGGGTCGAAGGTGGCGGTCTGGTCGAAGGCCTGCCGACCCACACCTTCAAGACCGATGACGGCGAAATCGCCCTCAAGTGCCCGACCGAGATCGCCATCACCGATCGCAGGGAAAAAGAGCTGTCGGACCTGGGCTTCATTCCGCTGGTGCACTGCAAGGGCACCGACTACGCCGCGTTCTTCGGCACCCAGTCGACGCAGAAGCAGAAGCACTACAACACCGACATCGCCAATGCCAACGCGCGGTTGTCCGCGCAGTTGCAGTACATCTTCGCCACCTCGCGCATCGCGCACTACATGAAGGCGATCATGCGCGACAAGATCGGCAGCTTTGCCTCGCGCAAGGACGTCGAACTGTTCCTCAACAAATGGCTGTCGAGCTACGTGCTGCTGGACGACACCGCCAGCCAGGAAGCCAAGGCCAAGTTCCCGTTGCGTGAAGCGCGGGCCGAAGTGTTCGAAGTTCCGGGCAAGCCAGGGGTGTACAAGGCCGTGACCTATCTGCGACCGCACTATCAACTGGACGAACTGACCGCTTCGTTGCGCCTGGTCGCCGAACTGCCGCAATCGACCCGCGGCTGA
- the tssB gene encoding type VI secretion system contractile sheath small subunit encodes MAKKESTQHKLDRVRAPRVHITYDVDIGDAQEKKELPFVVGVLGDFSGNPLEPLPKLKDRKFIFIDRDNFNGVLKGIKPRLSYRVDNTLVSNGTQLGVELNFNTLEDFEPQNVVKQVEPLRKLLEVRNKLADLRNKMGGNDKLEELLMDVLQNTEKLKTLGKEFGREAAVPATDGKE; translated from the coding sequence ATGGCGAAGAAGGAAAGTACCCAGCACAAACTCGACCGCGTTCGCGCGCCTCGGGTCCATATCACCTATGACGTGGATATCGGTGACGCTCAGGAAAAGAAAGAGCTGCCCTTTGTCGTCGGTGTGCTGGGCGATTTCTCCGGCAACCCGCTGGAGCCGCTGCCGAAGCTCAAGGACCGCAAGTTCATCTTCATCGACCGCGACAACTTCAACGGCGTGCTCAAGGGCATCAAGCCGCGCCTGAGCTATCGCGTCGACAACACGCTGGTCAGCAATGGCACGCAGCTGGGTGTGGAGCTCAACTTCAACACCCTCGAAGACTTCGAACCGCAGAACGTGGTGAAGCAGGTCGAGCCGCTGCGCAAGCTGCTGGAAGTGCGCAACAAGCTGGCGGACCTGCGCAACAAGATGGGCGGCAACGACAAGCTCGAAGAGCTGCTCATGGACGTGTTGCAGAACACTGAAAAGTTGAAAACGCTGGGCAAGGAATTCGGCCGCGAAGCCGCCGTTCCAGCCACCGATGGTAAAGAGTAG
- a CDS encoding immunity protein Tsi6 family protein — protein MSKLLHHLKALFRPKTGLPPAPTGQVVDEAPLTELAKAPSQVERNLSWLPINREAEVFEPLIPPACPDLTLVDALLLQRYRVFVIANDPAGLTSEATINCDNPGQLATELYKQGENLGYGRGTESSFEIYWLMQCAAIVSLLTHGPQSEQFLTYRKHVDYYRNSDLTREQVQLFDDYVASRSYHTTVAGEDHLLKTPITALDYIDNAIAITALRYNRRPEFQIYSSSLIQLQFIKNVLLGVEKDNARLHQLTIGAWAGKEFEVNDPELASALGIAFYIGDQIAQGLKIQLPNGLPPESLPRT, from the coding sequence ATGTCAAAACTACTGCATCATTTGAAAGCTCTTTTCAGGCCAAAGACTGGTCTTCCACCCGCCCCCACCGGGCAGGTTGTTGATGAAGCCCCCTTGACCGAGTTGGCCAAGGCACCTTCCCAAGTGGAGAGGAACTTGTCTTGGCTACCGATCAATCGTGAAGCGGAGGTTTTTGAACCGCTAATACCCCCCGCCTGCCCGGACCTGACGCTTGTGGATGCCCTTCTATTGCAGCGCTATCGAGTATTCGTCATAGCGAATGACCCGGCCGGTTTGACATCAGAGGCAACGATAAACTGCGACAATCCCGGCCAACTGGCCACTGAGTTGTACAAGCAAGGTGAAAATCTTGGCTATGGTCGAGGCACTGAATCCTCGTTTGAAATCTACTGGCTAATGCAATGTGCAGCCATTGTTTCTCTACTGACTCATGGACCACAATCGGAACAATTTCTTACCTATAGAAAACACGTTGATTATTATCGGAACTCCGACCTGACCAGAGAGCAGGTTCAATTGTTTGATGATTATGTGGCGTCGCGTAGCTATCACACCACCGTAGCCGGGGAGGACCACCTCCTGAAAACGCCAATAACTGCCCTCGATTACATCGACAATGCAATAGCAATCACCGCACTCAGATACAACAGGCGCCCGGAATTCCAGATTTATTCAAGCTCGTTAATCCAACTGCAATTCATAAAAAACGTATTGCTAGGCGTTGAAAAAGATAACGCGAGGCTGCACCAATTGACTATCGGCGCTTGGGCCGGCAAAGAGTTTGAAGTCAACGATCCCGAACTAGCTAGCGCACTGGGAATTGCCTTCTACATTGGCGATCAGATCGCACAGGGCTTAAAGATTCAGCTGCCTAATGGACTGCCACCAGAAAGTCTTCCTCGCACATAG
- the tri1 gene encoding ADP-ribosylarginine hydrolase Tri1, translating into MIDLRSSNEVLAKYIERYDHLLPPPSLQLRQRMDYTLQPDAPRLPNNKPDWLTSRPCSITEEQALDRSKGCLLGLAIGDAVGTTLEFLPRDREAVMDMVGGGPFKLNPGEWTDDTSMALCLADTYLERSDFDFYDYAERLCRWYKNGENSHNGKCFDIGNATRTALEGRLTQGRDWYGNDDPSTAGNGTIIRLAPTAIYRRHSLSATLRESAAQSRVTHKAAEAVNCCELLGAQLHLALNGADKEETLSSMVRALYPRPLIINAGEYKQKTRDQIRSSGYVIDTLEAALWAVWNTDNFKDAILLAANLADDADSVAATTGQIAGALYGVSGMPKEWVSQVVWSERIQGLAQKLFERAPLHDDMDDVIYGGR; encoded by the coding sequence ATGATTGATTTAAGAAGTTCGAACGAAGTGCTCGCCAAATATATCGAGCGCTATGACCACCTCCTTCCGCCCCCCTCTCTGCAATTGCGCCAGCGCATGGATTATACGTTGCAGCCCGACGCACCCAGATTACCGAACAATAAGCCTGACTGGCTGACTTCGAGACCTTGCTCAATTACTGAAGAGCAAGCGCTGGACCGTTCAAAAGGATGCCTGCTCGGGCTCGCAATCGGCGATGCGGTGGGTACAACACTGGAGTTCTTGCCCCGCGATCGTGAAGCCGTCATGGACATGGTAGGCGGCGGCCCATTCAAACTGAATCCCGGGGAGTGGACCGACGATACAAGCATGGCGCTTTGTCTGGCAGATACCTATCTCGAAAGGAGCGATTTCGACTTTTACGATTATGCCGAGAGACTCTGTCGCTGGTACAAAAACGGAGAAAACAGCCATAACGGTAAATGTTTCGACATTGGCAATGCGACTCGTACCGCGCTTGAGGGACGACTGACGCAGGGGCGCGATTGGTACGGCAACGATGATCCTTCCACTGCCGGCAATGGGACGATTATCCGACTGGCACCGACTGCTATTTATCGTCGTCATTCATTATCCGCAACCTTGCGGGAAAGCGCGGCACAAAGCCGCGTCACCCACAAGGCTGCTGAAGCCGTAAATTGCTGTGAACTGCTCGGTGCCCAACTACATTTGGCGCTCAATGGCGCAGACAAAGAAGAAACCTTGTCGTCAATGGTTCGGGCCTTGTATCCCCGCCCCTTGATCATCAATGCTGGCGAGTACAAACAAAAAACCCGCGATCAAATCCGATCCTCAGGTTACGTCATCGATACGCTGGAAGCGGCGTTATGGGCGGTGTGGAACACGGATAACTTCAAGGATGCAATCCTGCTGGCGGCCAATCTGGCAGATGACGCGGATAGCGTGGCAGCCACCACCGGCCAGATAGCAGGGGCATTATACGGGGTTTCGGGTATGCCGAAAGAATGGGTCAGCCAGGTTGTCTGGTCTGAACGCATTCAAGGCTTGGCCCAAAAATTATTCGAACGCGCCCCACTCCACGACGACATGGACGATGTTATTTATGGGGGCCGCTGA